GCCCTTTGCCATTTAATGTGTGCAAACAAATATTAGCACCTTGGCAGAGTTGTTGTTAAGTGATCATTCTTTCAGCTTCATGGAACATATTGTCACGTTTGGTGTCACCatatattctttgtttttttttgtctgttctgttccagacattttacttcatttcatttctgctgGTGGTGGTTTACGCATGGAAGGCAAAGAATGCATTCCAGGGATGGAGAGCAAGACCAATAGAAGATGAGGGCGGACAGGTGAGTTGTCAACTGCATTTGAAGACTGTAATTTGTTCAAAGACGGATTCagcaataaatataaatcaataATTTCTCTATTGCTATCCCTCTTGGTTTACAGAGTCCGTGTAGAAGGAAAATAGTAGTGATACCTGTATATGCTATGGTGTGGTGAGTTTTGTTACTTACTTTGAATATTGTAACACACTCATTAAACTACCTTTCCAGACTTTATgggtaaagtaaagtaaaggcTTGGCAAATGCAATTAaattctgtctctctatctctgtccaATATTACAGGTTGATCCCCTTTGCAACATACTTAGCCTACGTGAACACTCCCTTAATAAAACCAAGTTTGCTGATTCCAGTCATTGACAGATCACTGATCTGggtcattaataataatagcaagTACTGCAACAGGTGAGCATGTAGCCTTCATGATTAACTTCTTTTAATGTTACTTCTTTCTAAGAAGTTACAGAAGTGAAATAGATCTGTTCCCCTatgtttttgacctttttgatttgtcttttttcttagctgcattttgtttttgcatgtctGGGGGGACTCCTGCACAGGCCCTGTAAGTATAAAACTCTCATGACATGCTTTTATGCAGTTGCTTTTATCTAGATTCTTTCTTGTTtagattcattttcatttgcagtaTTTAATatggctttctttctctttttttgttgcatATCGCATTGATTAAATAAGCACATAGTTGTATTTTATCATCAACAGAAATGCAAGGTAGTTTCTACTAATGAGCAATGTGTGTTTGAGctaacatgatttttttttcaccaggaGTTAATCCATGACAGCTTCATCAGACTTTTTCTCGTCTTTGTTGTGATACCAGTGATGCTGTCTTGCTCTGTAAGTCATAAGCAGCTACACTATTTTAAGAGGAATTTATAGTTTTGTAGTTGAAGAAATACATTTATGGTTTATAATTTTATAGTACTATCTAAAGGCTTGGGTAGTGTATTTACTATTGTGAGTAGAGAGAATGTaatcgttttgtttttttttcttgtttcaggTCATGTATTACAAGGTTGGTAAATGGTATGAAGAACAACAGCATCATGGTCTTTTTCCGGTAGAGGGAGATGGACGTTCAAGAAAGAGATTCAAAAGACTCTCTTCTACGGCAAGGAATATGGTGATGGTCATCTTATTCTGTTGGGcaccaggtacacacacacacacacacacagacaaacataaagATAACATAATTAATTTCACTGACTTAAACTCAGTTTGATCTTATGtgtttcttcctcctgcagctcttGTCCTCATTCTGCTGTCTGTCCTCATGCGATGGATGGCCATTGAACAGCGCAGCCTATTTGGCCTTTATATACTCCAGGTACATTTTTGAGGAACAAGGTAGCAtgaatgaaagcagaaaataagAATTTCACCTGATGTCTGAGTTGCAAGTCATGGCATTATTTCTGTCTATTTCAGGCTGCCAGTGTGTCCCTGCAAGGCTTCCTGAACAGTATGGTTTATGCCTGGAGACGGCCAAACTTCACGGAGGCCGTTCTTGGGGAGACCACACCTCTGGTGACAAACGACCGCCTTGCCTTCTTTGATGAATCGCTGGGGAGTTCATCTTGTTGATTCTAAAAATACTAAGAGAAACTGTTGGCACAACATACTGGCCTGAGGAAGACTGACTGCCTGCCTGCACACTTTATGACTACATTacagttcagactgaaacattgaattctgtcatttttggactgaagatgaaaaagaacagaacaaaaagatgaaggaaacacaaagaCTCTTAAAAAAACgactgatgcagtgtttttcattgCAACTGCTGAATTTGTCATGTAATAAAGTCATAGTAGCATATTGTAGCATATTTTTCAggatttctggagaaaaaattataattatattgtATTTATATGCGCTATTAATGTGCTGCTTCATCTGAGATTTAAAAGATGTTATGGAGAATTATGGAATTATTGTGGTGTGTGATTCTTATGTTtcatcaaatgtatttttattgtttaaaaaggTGCTTTgtaaccagtttttttttttacagtcccTCAGTACTCTGTGGCTCAAGATAAGAATGATGGAAAACCTGTCAGGGTTGAAAACCTTGCCGTCACTGTAATTTCAGAAGCACATGTCACACATGAGAATATAGAGTTCAATCTCAGGAGCACTGAACATGACAAGAGAAGGAACACAGTGTCTGCTTTGTCATGTATGTGTGCAGCCACAACTGTTAACTTATctcataaaaaataatgtgaGGTTGTGCAACTGAGGTCTCACACAAGACATTTCTGATAtatggtctcacacacacaaacacaggcacggGCACAAGGATCAGCACACTCTCATGTTATAGTACGTTAAACTCCGTGACCATGTTTTAGCATGTGCGTCTTTCCTTGAACTGAACTCTCTGTTAATGGTTGACAGACTGCTGGCCGACGTGTCTTGGCTTGAGTAAGTGATCACCTGACTCACTCATTTatctactgtactgtaaaacAGGCTTGATATTCAGTTATGACTGTGCACAGTTTATATGGCCTTTGCTGAAGGCCATATAGTCAATGACAGGGGTTTAATTCATGTGATAAAACATAAGGTTTGTAGATAAGACCAGGTTTGGTCAACAATCTAACAAACGCTCTGTTGaatcagacagacaaaaacacacttagAGATGAATTTGAGATACTGGACAtctgtcaaaaacatttttttaatgtattcaaTATGAATTCAGTTGAGGTGAGAATAACAAACACCTTGTGAATGATGATAAGCTGAGCTAGTATCATATCGTATCAAATCGCTGAATCATTTTACTGCAATAAAAAAGCCATGCAGCCTGCATCCTCTGCACCTTTTGACCTAATTTCAGTTTCCTTGGAGATTCATTATCTGACGTGCCTGAGATATACCACCTATTCATAGCTGTTGTGACAAAAATAATGACTGCTCACCACAGCGTTCTTAAAAAGCAGTCATAGTCAGCGAATATTCAGTACTTGGCAAAAGACACAGATTTGAAAAATCCTGTTCCTTCTAATATAAGGCCAACTTACGAAAGCAATTTGTCAGCCAAATGCAAGCCTTTATGAGTGCCCTATTAACAGTATTTATCCCCTAATtgatcatgtttttgttcttttggtCACATGTAGAACATAGCCAATCAGAGCAAGAGAGGGTTCACTGGCATAAACAGCACCCGTCCTGTAGCAACAAGAcagcatgttcatgtgtttgtgtgtacgcaTAGTTGCTCCATAAATTATCTGCTCAGTGAATTCTCTGAATATGGTGAATGAATCCTACAGACTTGCTGATGAAACTGGCTGTGAGGCTGTGGCCTAGAAATGACTCTGGATTTCTAAATGCgttctgtcctccagctccaACGTTATCTAAGTAATTTGGCACACTGACCACAAAGGTGTGCCCGTGTGTCAAAACCGAAAGTAATACATACATTTGTGGGAATTTCAGAGAAACTTTCCAGTTTTCCCATTCCAGTATATAAACAATTTTTACAAGTTCATCAACAGTGGGATATAACATATTAAAAACAGTCTGTTATAGCCACCTGTACATGTTACTTTACAAGGAAGCACTGCAATCAAATATCTTACTCAATTACAAATCGCTTTTTCGAGGTCATTCCTGACTGTTTCATTTCtgattacagtttttcttttagaaatATTGGTCTAGCTAGTCAAGATTAACCTAAAATCCAAAGTTAACATCTGCTAACCCTCTAGGTATTCAGTCGGTTTACAGTCAAAAACgaaaattaaactgaaagtttttcagtgtttaatggGGGTAGGTGTGCCAGTGGAGAATTTGGTGGTTTTGGGATTATATAATTGGGTTTTACAACAGCATACTTTGGCTATCGACTTTATAGGGGAAATTCCTACCAGCATAGCTGTGTGACACACCCTTTAGAAGATTCCTGATCAGCACACACGTTCCTCCAGGGAAGGAGCATGTGACTGCTAAGCTGCTCAAATGGCTATTTCACCACTGGTGTTAAAACTGACTCTGCATCAAATGCTAGATGAGACTTTTCCTAAATCAGTGGTGTGGAAATGTACATATTTATTCTTTAACACGGATtattacagattaaacaaaaactgagaggttagatttttttccattgtttgcCCAAACAATGGAAACTGAAAGTTTTTCAGTCATGCTTCCTCTTAAAATATTCTTTTAGATCATAAACAATGATTTAGGTGAACAAAATCTATTTGTTTTATGGTTAAACGTATTTAACAAAATACATTAATCACAAGAACAATACACAGCATTATCATCTGTGAAATGTAAGTGAGacacttcctctcttctcctctccctatTCTCCCAAAGTCTGGCACTGATTgaaaagttgttgttgtagttgttgtagtATTTACTGTGCCAAccttgtctttttgtttcaaaAGTCCATGGACAAGGATCTTTGCTGGGCCATCTCATAGTTCCCTCTTCGACTTCCTGCTCTGCGCACATACACATCATAccttccatcctcctcctcctcttcatcttcctccatcACTCTATCCTGCCGCCCCAGTGCTCTGTCCCCCAAACTGTTATGGCCCTGCATTCGGCCTGGTTTCATACTAGGCCAGCTCTTCTTACGCAGACTGCTGTTCAAGTCCCTGAAGGGAGGTAAGGTACTCTGGAAATCCCCTCTGAAAGGGGGAAGCTCCATGGACCCCCTGCTCAGGCCATGTGCACCCTGACTGGCTTTGACGGAGTTGACAGAGGCCTGAGAGCCACAGTGGTGTTCATGGATGCAGCGTGAGCCTGATGAGGATCTCCTGAGTGCCTGCAGGGACTGGAGTTCCTCCGATAACTCCCCAAGGTCCCCAGACATCTCCTATAAAGAATAATGTTGTCACAGTTGCAGTTTTAAAAGAACTTGGCCATGTTCAGGCAATAATCTATCAAAGTAATTAAACTAACCTTGTCTCTGAGAGTAAAGAGCTCATAATGAGGAGGGTCAAACACCTCCTGGAAGTCGCCCCGGTGAAAAAGGTTATTCTTGCGCACCAGCACctttaaaatatgattaaaaaattagattaaattaaCAATTTCTACACCAATATTTTCCGGCACAATCATGACTTGTCTATTACCTTTTTTCGTGGCTGTTTGACTTGTACCAGGATAGAGAcaatgaggagcagcagcaccaccCCCGTGGACACGCAGATTATTGTACCATGGGTTTTTGTGATCTGGTGAAAAActcctttgttctttttctctgaatgatggagatggagagcgATAAAATATTAGGGCCATTCAGGGGCACTGAGAGTATATCGGTCATTTACTCGTTGACATCCGTCAGGACACTCTGTATCTCTGGTTGCCAGGAACAATTCACAGGCTTCACCAAGAGCCAAAGCACAGCATACACAGCCACCCCAATCAGTTGTGGTGCTTAAGAGCCACTTATTAGCCAAAAGGCTATGAAGGTCTTTTAGCTGGAAAGGCATCAAAGATGATGTGATCCTGCTTTTTCCTGCCAAGAGGAATTTTTGCAGGAAATTTCTGTGTTAtccaacactgacaaacattcactgctctgtgagatcatggtaaaaaaaaatacagagaagacTTTATGGGATATTTGAGCAAACAAATCTTGTCAATGTGATGCAAGGCCAGACATGACATGCATCATGTTACGTAACACGACACAACTCATTGTGATACAGCACGGCGCATTTTCAAAAGAAGAATTACAAAGTGCTTTGGCTCAGCTAGAGTACCTTTGCAGTTGCTTTCATCCCAAGGAAAGACACAGTTTTGTATGCCGTTGCACACCAGAGAGGTGTTGATGCACATGTTGCTGTGGCAAAAGAACGCACTGCCCGCACAGggtgctgaaacacaaacataggTGAATCAGTATGTGATGCAAGGAAGCTGACAAAGGAACCAAAGAGATTAATGGAAAGGGGAAATCCAGTTGTTTCTTGTAATTGTCAACCAGATTTGTGGGGGAttttgtagcatttttgtaatatttgaaaacattatatattttaattcattttctacAACTACTTCTTTACTCTTAAAAACCTGCATTATTGAATAGAAACCACAAGAGAGTGCTATTACAAATCTGTTTGCAGTCACACATGCTGTACTTGCCCTCTCACAGCAGCGGAAACTAAACAAATAGGACAttggtaaaaatgtaaaatgactcGGGTTAAGAACAACTGAAGGAGAAACTCACGGTCAGCAAAAGAGGTGAACAGCATTCGGAAACGGCTGAGACGGCTTGTCTCATCAGCCCACATCCTCACCACACCCACACCAGTGTCCAGCATGATGTCATTAGCTACTGTACTACAAAACTTGGCCTGCAAGAAACCACACATCATTTTCTCTCACGGTTTTGGATGTGTAGTCTCAGTGAGGCCAAGGTCAGCAGAGCAGTCGCTATATATTTCTGATTTAAGTGTGATATTGAAAAGGAGAATACACgacaaggaaaggaaaaacagacaaatcctGTTGTgtaacagaaggagagagagaggctctAAGTACAGTATAATATAATTCATGATATATTTACCTTTAGGTCCTCAATGGCATTACTGCCATCATAGACGGCCACAAAGTTCTTCTTACATTCATTTGAGTTTTCCATCTGGTATTCCAAGAATCTAAGGTAAATCTGGAAGAAGCAATGAGGAGGTGATATACTGcacagtttgttcatttttcatgcaCTGGTGGATTATCAATGCCTATGTTTGTGCACATATGTCAAGCTGTGCATGTATTGTCTAAACATCGGATGATAAAATAAGTAAAGCGCATTTATCTAGGGTTCTTGTGCTATGAAGTTGAAATGCACATGCTTTGTCTTTATGATTACGTAAAGGATAtagaacaaacacacatcacaacaGATGTGGAGGGGATGAAGAGTTATGGAGGATGTAAAATGCAGTGCAAGCTGGAGACTCatcttttcagccacagcactgTCATTTTGTTCCCAATGAATCATATTCCCTCTCCTCAGCTTAATTTTGTGGAGAAGTACTTTTTATACCTCCCCTCAACTCTCACCACACCTTTAACTCTCTCAACCCTTCTCCCTTGTATAATCACCCTGTCATCACTCAGTCCCTGCCACTGCATTCAACATGCTGCGTGTATTACTGATCATGTAGGAAATACAACTAATTGCTCTTGTACATTAGCTAAGTGGCAAAAATtttaaggctgcaactaatgagtTAATACTAATTAACTAAttattttcaattcaattcaatccTAATCAATTTTCACTAATTGTCTAAAACCCACATTTAAACATCTAGACAAGAAACTATATCAAACTCCATACCCTGTTGTTTGCTGGGGCTCGTATAGTCCAGATGCAGTCTACTGCCTGGTCTGGCCTCACTTTgtactcctcctccacctgacTGGAACGGATCAGGCCGTCAGCCCCAGACAGCTCAAACTGACAATCTGATCCACAGACAGTGACAAACGATAAtaacaaagaggcagagagagcgcGGAAAcacacaagagagaaaaaggagattAGGGGCAGTGATGAGGGGGAACCGCCATGACTTTGCATTGAGTGTTTATCTAAAGATGTACGACTTAATTTATTCAAGTTGGTATGTAGTTGTACTACCTGGGATAGGGTTTAAAAGTCCTCCCACGTGCAGATGAAATTCGGGGTCTTTGAGGGAAAtcgcagagacagagagagatattaCACTGTGAGGGCCATCATCAGTCAGCATGCAGATATATGATTGGCCAATAACACCCGAGACACTTGACTGAAGCGTTATTTAGGCAGACCAGATGAAAATTCAGTGAGTGCCAGGATGGTGCCGTGAGAACATTGCCACACAGGGATCAATAAACCATCCCGATGTGTTTGAATCACCTGCAGTAAAGCTGTACCGGACCTGGAAGCCGACCCCTTCCAGCTCCTCATCACTAAAGAAGCGGATCCACATGAAGCGTCCGCTGGAGAGCACGAGTCCAGGATTGGATGAGCCACAGAAGCGATTGATGAGTGGCGAGAAGCTGAAGGGACCGTCCCGCACCTCGATGTGGTCGAAACGACACTCAAATGACGCCTCGATGTAGAAGGTgtcatcaaacagcagctctatTCTCTGACGGGGCAGGGCTGGGGGAAGCATGGCGTTGTGTCACTTCTACTGCCACAGTGGTAATTCAGGCAAATAATACTACCACACAATGGTGTAAAAAAATATCTGCTCCTTTCAAATTTTCTTTCTATATAAAATTAGTAGATAAGACTTTTGCAGGCTTTGGTTTGTGGGCTCCAGTAGCAATTATGGGGAAACTGATGcataaaataacagcaacagtttGTTATATACTTTGGTGTGCAAGATAATGAGGAATGCACTGTGAAAAACTTATCGCCTGTCAGCCAGTTTGTACTTTAACAGCCATAGAGGGAAATTTTTAGCATTGCACATAATAAGTTGGACAGAAAATGGCTTTGTTACCAAGAGAGATACTATGATAACATCCTTAAATATAACCCAAACATCATTTGTGACCAACAGACACAGCAGTTTGAATTTGTGATCACCTTACACACaccaaacaaatgaaacagcGTTGGTGGTGATGTTTGCTCTCCATCAGATTCCCTTTAATTAACACCAGAGGTCACAAAAGAATCTGACCTAACTCAACAttcacaaacattaaaatagGAGCTAAACATTCTTCACAGCAGTGAAATGATCAGGCTCAGACACATATTATTGCTGGTTACCTTCCAGTACATAAAGGCACTCCTTGTTGGGAGGGTACGTGTTTGGGTAGTTGGGGGAGCTGAAGGTGCCACCCTCTGCATTTCTTATCCAGTTTCCACAGTGACGTGAATGCTGTGGCTGTTGAGAAGGTTTAATGCCCTTTGATCCTGCACCTCCATCTGCATGTGAAATGACATCTAGATGAGACGTGACGTACAGTTCATGGTAAAACACAAAGGCTATCAACAGCTGTGTACCTACTTGCATAAAAACTTCATTAATTTATACTGACATTAGAAAATGTGTCTTGATTTAATGTAATCCTTCTATCAAAGGAGAGCAGTGAAGGTTATATTCTACCTTTAGTCTTTTGTGCCAGAGCAAATCCCTCCTCGATGAACAGGAGAAATATCCAGACTGTAAAAGAAGCCcagagtgtgtgagggggtACAATCAAGGAATAAAGGGAGAGAGTGCTTAGCaggatttgtgtgtctgtgttctccCCTCTGAATCCCTGAATGTATATAACTGCTGCTTCCACCATCTGCTTCCTTAACTCTTACTTCTATTTTTGCATcctaccttttcttttcttttttttaaggtttataTGTAAAACAGTGGACGAGCGCTGGGACTGTTCTGTCCACAATCACCTGAGTGCCATGGTGCTGTGCAAGGACATCTAATGACAAATAACACGAAGTCTCTGTTTCATTAAATCATATCTTGTGTCACATTTGTGCCTATTACATAAAATATGACCTAAATAGAGCATCTAGCCTAAAGGCAACAGGCCACTGAAATTTGCTTTGAGTTTTCACCAGAGTGGCAAGTTGACATGTTGGCATGTTGGCATGAACGTCCCATGGCAAACTGcaagacacaaaacagcagaaataatgGCTGTGGACACTTGTACAgcatttgctgtgtttggatGTGACAGTTAATGACCTATGAAAAGACCACTTTAAAACATTTGAGACATTTTTCCGAGCAGTGCTAAACACTATGTGCTGATTTAAGGCCAGCAACTCTATTTCTTGTTAAAGGTAATTTATGGGTTGTCTCTTCTTTTTTGACACACTTGCTCACATGGGCCTCTTAATGTTTCATTCCATGTGGCCATGTGTTATGTTACAATGAATGTAAACATGACCCACAGATTACCCTCTATCCCTATTAATCTTTAGTAAACCTCAAATGAGGATCTACTGTCACAAATACACTACTTCTTAGAATAAGTGGGTGGCAAGAAGAGCACAGTGAGTTCATGGAAAAATGAAGGGTTTATCTTAAAtgaatttcatatttcatatccATATTCAATGTGTGCGCGGAGGAGGAACTGAGGTGGCAGCTGCAGCCtaaatcctcctcctctccagacTCTGTCCCACCGCATGGTGATGCAAGGGCGAAAGAGATTTCTCccttctgaaaaacaaaaattgggatttttctttcctgttctcTCTTGCAAAGATAATTTTTGTAGCAGTAAAACGTCGAGATATGTCACCATGAATTCTTACaccagagaaacaaaacaaagagattaGTTTGGAgtcttgtctttttaaaaaaaaaaagtgtctataagcagtatgtatgtatgtgtgtattttttctttctttcttttttttttttttttttagctcaagtGGCTTCATTGTGATGTCCAACTATTTTTGTGAGCAGGTGAAAACATGCAAATTGCAACCTTTAAAATATCAGAAGTTTGTGAACAATATACACAAATGTGTCAAAAGTCATgtcgaaaaaaaaagatgaccaTAGAACAGAaactcctttctctctttcatctctcactCACAGACAGGAAAGGCACAATTCCACTAAAACGCCCTAAATCATGCAAGTATGGATAATCCCACTCACCTACATGCATCCTCTCAGCTGAAGTCCGTTTTCTGGCTTTCGATTTCAAAACTTGACCAGCTCTGTGTCCCTCACATCCCCCCCTGATCGTTTAAGTCAATGGTCGAGATTAGCGCATGTTAGAATCACTGATTTACAAAATCCAACTTTCACCTTTCATCCTAATCCTCTCATTGGTCAAGATAAGAGAGGCTTCTGGGGTAAAAAAACAGCTGATCAACTTCTGATTTGTCATCGGTCTTCccatagaggaaaaaaaaaaactgtttttctgcGCAAAGACTCTGTTCCTGCAGAGCTCAAGTCTGTATCAGTCTGAGACTTCTCCTCTCAAATGAACAGATGATCTGTCTGCGGCTGCCCGCGGGTTTAAGATTGGGCTCAGTTGGCGCGAGAAAGGGGAAGAGCTGATTGCGCATGTGTGCGATCATACACGAGTAACAAGTGATATGATAATCCTCACATAGCCTGTTTGGCATAATGATAAATTGCATAAGgaattcacttttttaaaaattagccGATACAAGGCAAGTGTCCAGAAGGCAAATGCACACAGgaattcacacacatacacatacacacatacacgcacacacacacacacacacacacacacgcacacacacctgtgccaAAAAGCTCAGTGGGCATAAATCAGTCCCACAGtacatttctgtgcatttcCATGCAGAACAGAGAGCAGGGCACATTCACTGTTGTCGTCTCTCATTTTTCTCGAAGGACACACAGAGCttaaagcctgaaaaaaaaaaaagtgcagaaagACGAAACTTGAAGCCAAGAGTTGATGGAATAGAGATTTCCCTTTGATGTGTTGCCTTTTAACAACAGAACCTGTCACCATGTCCAGTGGCAGATTTGTGCTGATTGTAATTGCTTTAAATCAGAGGCTTTGCTCACATATTTGGGCAATGTAAGGGTGCTCCTGGCAGCCAAAGGCAATCTCAGTTTGACAGAAGCCTGAGTGTAAATGAGTGATACATTCTAATATCCTCACCTCCCTgcctttcacactcacacttggATGGTCAAATGCATCTATAGCCTCct
The window above is part of the Toxotes jaculatrix isolate fToxJac2 chromosome 5, fToxJac2.pri, whole genome shotgun sequence genome. Proteins encoded here:
- the si:dkey-30c15.2 gene encoding transmembrane protein 116, with translation MRLNGTLSGEQIDVLSTVYLVLLTPSVIGSFSVLVVSIVRWRHLQQQVHLLVQLALADLLAALIMMFTSVLNKVGIENRVDICRYSLPLSLTFYFISFLLVVVYAWKAKNAFQGWRARPIEDEGGQSPCRRKIVVIPVYAMVWLIPFATYLAYVNTPLIKPSLLIPVIDRSLIWVINNNSKYCNSCILFLHVWGDSCTGPELIHDSFIRLFLVFVVIPVMLSCSVMYYKVGKWYEEQQHHGLFPVEGDGRSRKRFKRLSSTARNMVMVILFCWAPALVLILLSVLMRWMAIEQRSLFGLYILQAASVSLQGFLNSMVYAWRRPNFTEAVLGETTPLVTNDRLAFFDESLGSSSC
- the neto2b gene encoding neuropilin and tolloid-like protein 2 gives rise to the protein MHVVWIFLLFIEEGFALAQKTKDGGAGSKGIKPSQQPQHSRHCGNWIRNAEGGTFSSPNYPNTYPPNKECLYVLEALPRQRIELLFDDTFYIEASFECRFDHIEVRDGPFSFSPLINRFCGSSNPGLVLSSGRFMWIRFFSDEELEGVGFQVRYSFTADPEFHLHVGGLLNPIPDCQFELSGADGLIRSSQVEEEYKVRPDQAVDCIWTIRAPANNRIYLRFLEYQMENSNECKKNFVAVYDGSNAIEDLKAKFCSTVANDIMLDTGVGVVRMWADETSRLSRFRMLFTSFADPPCAGSAFFCHSNMCINTSLVCNGIQNCVFPWDESNCKEKKNKGVFHQITKTHGTIICVSTGVVLLLLIVSILVQVKQPRKKVLVRKNNLFHRGDFQEVFDPPHYELFTLRDKEMSGDLGELSEELQSLQALRRSSSGSRCIHEHHCGSQASVNSVKASQGAHGLSRGSMELPPFRGDFQSTLPPFRDLNSSLRKKSWPSMKPGRMQGHNSLGDRALGRQDRVMEEDEEEEEDGRYDVYVRRAGSRRGNYEMAQQRSLSMDF